A single genomic interval of Salinarchaeum sp. IM2453 harbors:
- a CDS encoding ATP-binding protein: MDEDSFRSNDTYQERYNKLVENLHDPIMEANITDRGFTIHRVNDAFVDVFGYADISGNSVIEQIVPAWKREQAKEIRDRLSAGETVSKQLTLETSDGLKEFLFRGVPLEDEQYDVDVVSVYTDISETIENRRQLRVMNRVLRHNLRNKSNIISGHVAQLLAELPEQDQQHTEVGAKIERSANSLMDLSEEAHRIRKIISSESVTQSVDCVPHVQRVVQDMQQQYPSAEIQLDLPDVLRVSADQTLWMVFESAVENAIEHNIATEPQVIIECEQVTADGWVEIQINDNGPKIPDEERKILNSNKAITQTQHGTGLGLWLINWAVRSYGGRVTVERSDIGGNSVQIRLLQAPAQD, encoded by the coding sequence ATGGATGAGGATTCTTTTCGGTCAAATGACACCTATCAAGAGCGATATAATAAGTTAGTTGAAAACCTTCATGATCCGATCATGGAGGCTAATATTACTGACCGAGGTTTTACAATTCACCGTGTGAACGATGCGTTCGTTGATGTCTTTGGTTATGCAGATATCTCTGGCAATTCAGTAATTGAGCAAATTGTGCCAGCTTGGAAACGAGAACAGGCAAAGGAGATCAGGGATCGACTGTCAGCAGGAGAGACCGTCAGCAAACAGCTAACATTGGAGACAAGCGATGGGCTCAAAGAATTTTTGTTCAGAGGCGTTCCGCTTGAGGATGAGCAATACGATGTTGATGTCGTTAGTGTCTATACTGATATTTCAGAGACGATCGAAAACCGTCGACAACTGCGAGTGATGAATCGAGTTCTACGTCACAATTTGCGAAATAAGTCAAATATTATCAGTGGACATGTGGCACAACTACTCGCTGAACTCCCAGAGCAAGATCAGCAGCACACGGAGGTAGGGGCAAAGATTGAGCGATCCGCGAATAGTCTTATGGACTTATCAGAGGAAGCACATCGAATTCGAAAAATCATTTCCTCAGAGTCAGTGACCCAGTCAGTTGACTGTGTGCCACATGTACAGCGAGTCGTTCAAGATATGCAACAGCAGTATCCGTCCGCTGAGATTCAACTCGATTTGCCTGATGTGCTTCGTGTCAGCGCTGATCAGACACTCTGGATGGTGTTTGAGAGTGCAGTTGAAAATGCAATCGAGCACAACATAGCTACAGAACCGCAGGTGATAATTGAATGTGAGCAAGTGACTGCCGATGGTTGGGTTGAAATTCAGATTAATGACAATGGCCCCAAAATTCCAGACGAAGAGCGGAAGATCCTCAACAGCAATAAAGCTATTACACAAACACAACACGGAACCGGTCTTGGTCTGTGGTTGATTAACTGGGCGGTGCGATCCTATGGAGGACGAGTGACTGTGGAACGAAGTGACATCGGCGGGAACAGTGTGCAAATACGATTACTACAAGCACCAGCACAGGACTGA